The following proteins are encoded in a genomic region of Coffea eugenioides isolate CCC68of chromosome 6, Ceug_1.0, whole genome shotgun sequence:
- the LOC113773867 gene encoding uncharacterized protein LOC113773867, which yields MPRSSRTGELQYNPEIEKTARALRKATRERAEASSSSTGCNSVVDFVDSFSETKEINSTMANERTLRELAAPDLNQQPLCITYPTLEVAFELKSGLIHLLPSFHGLPGEDPHKHLKEFHVVCSTMKPQGVTEEQIKLRAFPFSLADKAKDWLYYLPSGSISTWTDMKKHFLEKFFPASRAASIRKDICGIRQFNGETLHEYWERFKQLCASCPHHQIPDQLLIQYFYEGLSQTDRRIIDAASGGSLVNKTPTEARNLISSMAANAQQFGDRQDNTTRRVNEVSNSSIEQRLDCLTSLVEKLAIGQMQQLKTCGICYGSSHPTDMCPTLQDDSTEQANAVGFPGPPQRRYDPYANTYNPGWRDHPNFSYAARPPGFPQQPQYQPRPQLSQQQPAPKSVHNLENQMSQLASTVNRLESQLSGKLPSQTIVNPKQNASAITLRSGKELPEPSKRISEQAIEEELEKEGNVSQPRALEQPDFGEKSTQVVTPPPPFPSRLAKSKKQEQEQEILDTFRKVEVNIPLLDAIKQIPRYAKFLKELCTGKKKLKGNEKVHMGENVSAVLQKKLPPKCKDPGMFTVPCKIGNIKIEKAMLDLGASINVMPRSIYNLMNFGPLKETGVIIQLADRSNAYPDGVLEDILVQIDNLIFPADFYVLDMEDDNSNSSPILLGRPFLKTARTKIDVFTGTLTMEFDGDVIKFSIYDAMKYPGESHSIFVIDVIDS from the exons ATGCCtagatcttctcgtacaggtgaactGCAATATAATCCTGAGATAGAGAAGACTGCTCGTGCATTGAGAAAAGCAACAAGAGAACGAGCAGAGGCATCCTCCTCATCTACTGGATGTAATtcagtagtagattttgtggatTCATTTAGTGAGACGAAAGAGATAAATAGCACCATGGCTAATGAACGGACATTGAGAGAATTGGCTGCACCAGATTTAAATCAACAGCCTCTATGCATTACTTATCCTACATTAGAGGttgcatttgagttaaaatctggacTAATCCATTTACTTCCTTCTTTTCATGGCTTACCAGGTGAAGATCCCCACAAGCATCTCAAAGAATTCCATGTGGTTTGCTCGACAATGAAACCCCAGGGAGTCACAGaggagcaaattaaattaagagcctttccattttccttagccgaTAAAGCTAAGGATTGGCTCTATTATCTGCCCTCTGGGTCAATATCCACATGGACAGACATGAAGAAgcattttctagaaaaattctttcctgCATCCCGAGCTGCAAGCATTAGGAAAGACATCTGTGGAATTCGACAATTCAATGGAGAGACTCTACATGAATATTGGGAAAGATTCAAGCAACTATGTGCTAGTTGTcctcatcatcaaattcctgaccaactcctcatccagtatttttatgagggtcTGTCCCAAACTGACAGAAGAATTATTGATGCTGCCAGTGGGGGCTCCTTAGTGAATAAAACACCCACGGAGGCAAGAAATTTGATATCGAGTATGGCTGCAAATGCTCAACAATTTGGAGACAGGCAGGATAACACGACTCGTAGAGTCAATGAGGTAAGTAATTCTTCAATAGAGCAAAGATTAGATTGTCTAACTTCTTTGGTTGAAAAGTTAGCTATAGgacaaatgcagcaattgaaaacATGTGGAATCTGCTATGGTTCGAGTCATCCAACAGATATGTGCCCCACACTCCAAGATGATTCGACTGAGCAGGCTAATGCAGTTGGATTTCCAGGACCACCTCAGAGGCGGTATGATCCCTATGCAAACACCTATAATCCAGGATGGAGGGATCATCCTAATTTTAGTTATGCAGCAAGGCCACCAGGATTTCCACAACAGCCACAATATCAACCTAGACCTCAACTTTCACAGCAACAACCTGCTCCTAAATCAG ttcataatttggagaatcaaatgaGCCAGTTAGCTTCCACAGTCAATAGATTGGAGTCCCAATTATCTGGAAAGCTACCTTCGCAGACAATTGTCAACCCCAAGCAAAATGCCAGTGCCATCACATTAAGAAGTGGCAAAGAGTTGCCTGAGCCGAGCAAGAGAATTTCTGAACAAGCAATCGAGGAAGAGCTCGAAAAAGAGGGGAATGTGTCTCAACCTAGGGCCTTGGAACAaccagattttggagaaaaatcaacACAAGTGGTTACACCTCCGCCTCCATTTCCTAGTCGACTGGCAAAGTCCAAAAAGCAAGAGCAAGAACAGgagattttggacacttttcgaaaagttgaggtaaatatccctcttttagatgcaattaagcaaattcctagatatgctaaatttttgaaggagttatgcactggtaagaaaaagttgaaaggaAACGAGAAAGTGCATATGGGAGAAAATGTCTCGGCAGTTCTGCAGAAAAAATTGCCTCCTAAATGCAAGGACCCGGGTATGTTTACTGTCCCTTGTAAAATAGGcaatattaaaattgaaaaagctatGTTGGATTTGGGTGCTTCGATAAATGTTATGCCTCGTTCTATTTATAATTTGATGAACTTTGGGCCTTTAAAAGAGACGGGCGTAATAATTCAACTGGCTGATCGATCAAATGCCTATCCTGATGGAGTTTTGGAGGATATTTTAGTGCAaattgataatttgatttttcctgcagatttttatgtgcttgataTGGAGGATGATAATTCTAATTCATCTCCAATACTGTTAGGGAGACCATTTTTGAAAACTgctagaacaaaaattgatgttttcactggcacattgactatggaatttgatggtgatgttattaaatttagtatttatgatgccatgaaatatcctggtgaatctcattcaatttttgttatagatgtaattgattct